Below is a window of Strix uralensis isolate ZFMK-TIS-50842 chromosome 8, bStrUra1, whole genome shotgun sequence DNA.
AAGCTGAGTGCTACGTGTGGGGGTTTAAATACCTTCTAGCAGTCTGGGTTTGGATCTTAAAGGCAATAGGTCTGGATAGTTTAAAGTCACTTCAAAAACACTTCAAAGCAAGCTAAAGTTTAGTTAGCAATCTAAGCTTCTCATCAAAGAAATCATTCTACAACACGAGGACCCGACCTGCGAAGTCTTCCTCAGCATCATAAAATGTCATCgctctcccttcagcagcagaaCTGGACAAGGGTATCATCATTAGAAGACCAAAGAGATCGACAGGCAGGTCCTTGTGCACAAACGGGTGCAATGCCTCAGAGAGCTCGGTGGTACTGAACGCTCCATTTACAGAGAGAGACTTATCCTGGGAGCTGATGGGAACGCAGCCCAGATAACGCTATCGCTGATGGGTACCCAACCCTGTCCTGGCAGGCACTGTCCGCTCATGATGGCTAACTGCCTCTAGCAGGGCAGGCTCCGCTCTGCAAGGAGTCAGTACGACAATGACAATCCCAGACATACCAGTTTGGCGCCCTTCTTGCGTCCGAGGGGCAAGGCATAGTGGGCTTCGTACCACTGCCGGTACGGGGTGCTGTCAATGAGAACGATGCAATTCTTCACCAGGGTCTTTGTCCGCACCAGTTCATTGTTGGAAGCATTGTAGACAACATCGATGATTCTGGTTTTGCGAGTGCAGCCTTTCAAAAGAAGAGTATGAATTCAAACCTACAGGGATCAGACAACTGAGAATACAGTCCACAGCATCTCACATATACCCTCAAACCATCTCACACTCATCACCCCATCAAATGTCCTCCAACTCACTGGCACCGAGTTAAATTAACTAAGAGATACATCTATTTTTCATCAGTCCCACTTTCTCTTGCTAGGACAGAAGCCTACACCTGGAAACTGATTCACCCCAGATGAAAAACTGGGGTTCCAGTCTTGCTGGAACTCATCTCAAATAAGACTAGGCAAtgctaaaaaataaatttctggatTGGAAGATGCCCCAGCAGATGCCAACTAACACTGCACACAGGGCTCAATCCTCTACATACTTCCTAGAACTACTGAATTAAGCTCTGTTGAACGGGACTGCTCTGCAACACATACTAGAAAGCACTTTATAGGACAAGCGTTTATGAGTAAACTGAAAGGGGAAGCTGGTACTTCTACCCTTCAAGACCCACCTGAAACACTCAGTCTCAGCTGCTAGATTTTACTCTTTAGCAGCTGCCTGCGCTGGAAACACAGCCCTCCATGTACAGGCATGAGATGGGTTTTCTCCTCTTCACTCACGTACCTCGTCTTTGTTCTGCAAGGTATGCTCAGTCCCTTTGCTTCTGCAATACTGCCTATGAATAATGGCAGTGTGCACAGCACGGACAATGCTCTGTGATGACTGAGGAGAAAGCACATCCTTTTGCCCTCACACCACACTGGTCACTGAACCACCACTTTCCTTACCGCTGGTTTTACCATCATACTGAGTAACACTGACCAGGCCCAGGCTCAAGTTATATGGTTTTCAGTTTGCTatttaaagaaaacccaaccTTGCTCAGAAGAAATACAACAGACTCCTCTCTCGCTTCTGCGCTTCCCCCTTTTGCTTAGCAAACTAGGAGTACAAAGTAAACTGCACACGCTAGTAATGTAACACTGTCCTAGGGGCACGCCTGCTCAGAAGAATCCTCAACACCTTTCTCTGTTGTACAGGATCACCTAACTTTTAGGAAGTGTTCATCAATAAACCAGAAAAGTTGCATTTATGAAGAATTATCCACATTTAGGTTTTTTGTCCCTCTGTAGCTCCCCTCCCCTCAGTAAAAAGGTAATGCGAGCATGTCACTCAGTGTAACTATGACACTCCAATCACTGTGAACTTAGCAGACATCCAAGTCTCCTAAGGCCACGTAAGGTCAAAGTTCTCATCACTCTGCATGCTGCTTCAGACCCAGTGCTGCAAGCTCCACAGTGCTCCAACCCAGCCTACAAGTCCACCATCATCCCTCTACCCTGCAACAGTACTGGGGACCAGCACGGCTGTAAAAGACTTCTCCCTTCCAACACATCAGGCATACGATGTACTTACATTCCGATCCCCAGGAGAAGTTGCCGACATCCAACCGAAGGGCACGGTATTTCTTATTTCCACCACGAACTCTCACTGTATGAATTCGGCGTGGGCCAATCTACAGTCAGAAACAAACACCAGCGTGTTGTTGGTGCTGGAATGCTGCACAGCTCACGCAGGAGCCCAGCTAACTCCTAAGCTCAAAGGCAATGTGGTCAGTGTAACTATGACAAACCCCAGCATCGGCAGATACGGTGAGTGACCAAAACGGTCTGTTGCATCTACCTAAGGTAAAAATTTCATCATTCCAATTGCCTcttgtttcagaaatgtattgCTGCTTTCTGCAGACAGAGGGAAATACCACCTTTATAAGCCGGAGATTTAACTGCTCACAAAACACAGCACGTTTAAACCTCTAAAACACATGACCAGTAACCCAACACAACTACCGACTGCCTTCCCCAAACCACCCACCTTAGTATTAGCAGGAGGTCGCCCCAACTCATACTTCCTCTTCTTGTGGTAGGGCTTCCTCTTGCCCCCAGTCTTGCGACGCTTATGCCAGTTGTCCCTGGAGATACCTGAGCAGAGAGCAGCCTGGTCAGAGGACGGCAGAGCCCACCTGGCCGTGGCAGGGCACGGTTCTGAGTCCTCAGCTCTCCAAGGTTGGTATCCACACAGTGCACTCAGTCTTATGCAGCAGTCAGAGAAGCTTCATCATTGAGACTCAGACCCGCCTGgacctgctccctccctcccagcagggCTGTACAAAGCACACAGAGTCCCTCCATCCCATCCAAGGGTTGTCCCCCCTGGGAGGCGGCCTCCCAACTTAGCTGGCATGTTGGGCACCCCATGGTTAGCGCCCCATCCCAAGCTGCTGGGCACCCCACGGGAAACACCCTACATTATCCTCCGGGTCTGGCAGGCTGCTGGGCCCCCGAGAGACACCCCAACACAAACCCCCTTCTCCTACCCAGCCTGCTGGGCACCCCATCTCCTGCTTCCTCCACAACCCCCCGCCAACGCGCTAGGTACAAGGACTCCCCCCACCCTTCTTGCTGGGTCTGCTGCGAAAGCCGTCCCACCTCGTCCGCAGGATTCATAGCGGGAAAAGCTGCCTCCGCAGCCCCCCGAGCACTACGGCCCCACCGCCACGAGAGCCAGGCCAGCGCTCGGGGGCTGCACCAAGGCAACG
It encodes the following:
- the RPS8 gene encoding small ribosomal subunit protein eS8; this encodes MGISRDNWHKRRKTGGKRKPYHKKRKYELGRPPANTKIGPRRIHTVRVRGGNKKYRALRLDVGNFSWGSECCTRKTRIIDVVYNASNNELVRTKTLVKNCIVLIDSTPYRQWYEAHYALPLGRKKGAKLTPEEEEILNKKRSKKIQKKYDERKKNAKIASILEEQFQQGKLLACIASRPGQCGRADGYVLEGKELEFYLRKIKARKGK